One region of Sphingomonas bisphenolicum genomic DNA includes:
- a CDS encoding alpha/beta fold hydrolase produces the protein MPEISHGGYTTHYEDDNFSTPWQCPEVVLIQHGFGRNANFWWHWVPPIASDYRLIRRDLRGHGGSSDGAFTPWTFDGLVEDLRDFCDTLDIEKIHLIGESTGGMLSVGFAHRFPERVRSLTLCNAPTTINEDGQKFFAGNHGSWQDALKTLGAKGWFEWLVQQPGTAAPETAAERKWILAQMARTSTQAMIGYSHVISSVDVAPLLPELKVPTLVLAPTRSSAAPLDAQRAMANDIPGARLAIIDSRGHETYWDRRDDCIAAWRDHVASIDALV, from the coding sequence ATGCCGGAAATCTCCCACGGCGGTTACACCACCCATTATGAAGACGATAATTTCTCGACGCCCTGGCAATGCCCGGAGGTTGTCCTCATCCAGCATGGGTTCGGACGGAACGCAAACTTCTGGTGGCATTGGGTCCCACCGATCGCCAGTGATTATCGATTGATCAGGCGCGATCTTCGGGGCCATGGCGGATCTTCCGATGGCGCATTCACTCCATGGACATTCGATGGATTGGTTGAGGACCTGCGAGACTTTTGCGACACACTCGATATCGAGAAGATACACCTCATCGGCGAGTCCACCGGCGGAATGCTCTCCGTTGGCTTTGCCCATCGATTCCCCGAACGGGTCCGGTCGCTGACCTTGTGCAATGCGCCGACGACGATCAATGAGGACGGCCAGAAATTCTTCGCGGGGAACCATGGGTCCTGGCAGGACGCGCTCAAGACGCTAGGCGCGAAAGGCTGGTTTGAATGGCTCGTCCAGCAACCCGGCACGGCGGCTCCCGAAACCGCGGCGGAAAGGAAATGGATTCTTGCTCAGATGGCGCGGACTTCGACCCAGGCCATGATCGGATACAGCCATGTCATATCATCGGTCGATGTCGCCCCGCTGCTCCCCGAACTGAAGGTTCCGACCCTGGTGCTCGCGCCCACGCGGAGTTCCGCAGCACCGCTGGATGCCCAAAGGGCGATGGCGAACGATATTCCCGGCGCGCGGCTCGCCATTATCGATAGCAGGGGCCACGAAACATATTGGGACCGACGGGACGACTGCATCGCCGCATGGCGCGACCATGTGGCGAGCATTGACGCATTGGTATAA
- a CDS encoding spinster family MFS transporter: MGEAIKPAYGRYVLMALLAVYSINFMDRQIIAVLSPQIKAELGLSDTQLGFLKGTAFALFYATMSIPMAMLGDRTNRVTLISCSLALWSGMTALTGFAGNFLHLFLCRMVVGVGEAGSTPPSHSLLADYFARDKRSTALAIYSLGVPIGTFLGLIVGGWLATHYGWRTTLLVLGIPGVFLGLVVKSTVRDVPRGSADALAAPPPRPDGLATVARQLWSIPTYRTMVLSGALNAFVGYALSMWLVDFYVRAGRASLAEVGIWMAVAFGVGGGIGTFTGGIAADKFGRRNPSSYLVIPGTAMVVAAPLTIAAVLVPGMAWSVACVFIASGLMYMSFGPLYGLVQTLAPVNNRSLAIAFYFLFQSLIGSGLGPLTVGFASDQLSHIVAPDTALTIAIGSLCLPLFIAGLNLILQRNRLQADLARIP; encoded by the coding sequence ATGGGTGAGGCAATCAAGCCGGCTTACGGCCGCTACGTCCTGATGGCGCTGCTGGCGGTCTATTCCATCAATTTCATGGACCGGCAGATCATTGCCGTCCTCTCACCCCAGATAAAGGCCGAACTTGGATTGAGCGACACCCAGCTCGGTTTTCTCAAGGGAACGGCCTTTGCCCTGTTCTACGCGACGATGTCGATCCCCATGGCCATGCTGGGGGATCGCACGAACCGCGTGACGCTGATTTCATGCTCGCTGGCTCTTTGGAGCGGCATGACGGCGCTCACCGGTTTTGCGGGCAATTTCCTTCACCTCTTCCTTTGCCGGATGGTGGTTGGCGTGGGCGAAGCCGGAAGCACGCCGCCGTCCCATTCTCTCCTTGCCGATTATTTTGCACGCGACAAGCGGTCGACAGCCCTTGCGATCTATTCCCTCGGCGTCCCGATCGGGACCTTTTTGGGGCTGATCGTCGGCGGGTGGCTGGCGACCCATTATGGTTGGCGAACCACGCTTCTGGTCCTTGGCATTCCGGGGGTTTTCCTTGGCCTTGTCGTCAAATCCACGGTGCGAGACGTGCCGAGGGGGTCGGCGGATGCGTTGGCGGCGCCTCCTCCACGGCCGGACGGCCTGGCTACGGTCGCGCGGCAGCTTTGGTCCATCCCGACCTATCGGACGATGGTCCTGAGCGGGGCGCTCAACGCTTTTGTCGGCTATGCCCTATCGATGTGGCTGGTGGATTTCTATGTTCGTGCAGGGCGTGCTTCACTTGCTGAAGTCGGAATCTGGATGGCGGTCGCATTCGGGGTGGGCGGCGGCATCGGCACCTTTACAGGTGGCATTGCCGCGGACAAGTTCGGTCGCCGCAATCCCTCAAGCTATCTTGTGATACCGGGCACCGCGATGGTGGTCGCCGCGCCGCTGACGATTGCGGCGGTACTGGTCCCCGGCATGGCATGGAGCGTGGCCTGCGTTTTCATCGCAAGCGGCCTGATGTACATGTCATTTGGTCCTCTTTACGGCCTCGTGCAGACGCTCGCGCCCGTCAACAACAGATCCCTGGCGATCGCCTTCTATTTCCTTTTCCAGAGCCTGATCGGATCGGGGCTAGGCCCGCTGACGGTCGGCTTCGCCAGCGACCAGCTTTCGCACATAGTGGCGCCCGACACTGCGCTCACCATTGCGATCGGTTCGCTTTGCCTCCCCCTGTTCATAGCTGGACTCAATCTGATCCTCCAGCGGAATCGCCTCCAGGCGGATCTGGCGCGCATCCCCTGA
- a CDS encoding TonB-dependent receptor has translation MRKTVFLYTACLAGAVPATAYAQGGDNDAGASEIVVTAQRREQRLQDVPLSVSVVSGEAMQRAGLTSLEDVGARLPAVRIAQAVLADLINVRGVGSGNNPGFEQSVATFVDGVYRARSRSTRAALFDIDRLEVLKGPQTTFFGANAIAGAFNISTRKPGRSFSYNGLTSYDFVTDEHIVEGGLTVPLSETLSLRAAARVMGGKGYVETPTGRGPNNDTLQGRLSIRWEPVSALTSDLRIEGSRSRTKNAFPFEIIGCPPPTPFPLLATSTCARALAANGGSVDDKLNFHSSSPYSFANYDFGEAAWTNALDLAGATLTSTTSYFEHKYTGRLQYAPLTFISPVQPGLDGFPAQSIEKYHQFSQELRFQSAGGGTLEYMFGGYYSRSKIDYASYFGFFFSPFGAIPAAAALGTNASTPLTGELANLQRDDTLSAFASATIRPIENLRINLGARYSSIRKRANRVSGTGTSVNADPATYQPFGTDLQAVFFRILGSEGGQYARPRRRDSDFMPSIGLQYDLTPSLMAYASYTKGFKAGGYAYTSRTNDFEPETVNAYEVGIKGTLLDRRLTFAADLFRMDYNNLQESTVVFINGSPVSLVQNAAQSRSQGAEFNATLRLSRALSLSTDLTYLDSAYKNYPAGACTLIGVATGCQSQNLSGKRRAFSPKYSGNVALNVTLPVGDNEVRLSPSVYFTTAYYQSATADPLLAQDGYAKVDLRLAFGPSDKSWEVALIGKNLTDKTTAGFRQGITGTNGTILAMPEPPRTVGIQFTLTH, from the coding sequence ATGAGAAAGACCGTGTTTCTTTATACGGCATGTTTGGCGGGCGCCGTGCCCGCGACAGCTTATGCGCAAGGTGGCGACAACGATGCCGGCGCTAGCGAAATTGTGGTGACGGCGCAGCGCCGCGAGCAGCGCCTTCAGGACGTGCCCCTGTCGGTCTCGGTCGTCAGCGGTGAAGCCATGCAGCGCGCCGGGCTGACATCGCTTGAAGATGTGGGCGCGCGCCTGCCTGCGGTCAGGATTGCGCAGGCGGTTCTGGCCGATCTCATAAATGTTCGCGGTGTCGGCTCCGGTAATAATCCCGGATTCGAGCAATCGGTCGCGACCTTCGTCGACGGCGTGTACCGCGCACGCTCGCGCTCGACCAGGGCTGCCTTGTTCGACATCGACCGGCTGGAAGTCCTCAAAGGACCCCAGACGACATTCTTCGGCGCAAATGCCATCGCGGGCGCTTTTAATATCTCCACGCGAAAGCCTGGGCGCTCTTTCAGCTACAACGGCCTGACTTCCTACGATTTCGTCACGGATGAGCATATCGTCGAGGGCGGCCTGACGGTTCCTTTGTCCGAAACGCTGAGCCTGCGCGCAGCCGCACGCGTTATGGGGGGGAAGGGCTATGTGGAAACACCGACAGGTCGCGGCCCGAACAACGACACGCTTCAGGGACGTCTCTCCATTCGATGGGAGCCGGTTTCCGCTCTCACGAGTGATCTGCGAATCGAAGGCAGCCGCTCCCGGACAAAGAACGCGTTTCCCTTCGAGATCATCGGCTGCCCGCCGCCCACGCCTTTCCCGCTGCTTGCCACGTCAACATGCGCGCGTGCGCTTGCCGCCAATGGTGGTTCGGTCGATGATAAGCTGAATTTCCACAGCAGTTCGCCTTACAGCTTCGCGAACTACGACTTTGGGGAGGCCGCATGGACGAACGCTCTGGATCTGGCGGGCGCGACCCTCACGTCGACAACGTCTTACTTCGAGCATAAATATACGGGTCGGCTACAATATGCCCCGCTCACCTTCATCAGTCCGGTTCAGCCGGGACTGGATGGATTCCCCGCCCAGTCGATAGAGAAATATCATCAGTTCAGCCAAGAGTTGCGCTTCCAGTCCGCCGGTGGTGGAACGCTGGAATATATGTTCGGCGGCTATTATTCGCGCAGCAAGATCGACTATGCTTCGTATTTTGGCTTCTTTTTCTCGCCTTTCGGAGCCATTCCGGCGGCAGCCGCACTGGGAACGAATGCCAGCACGCCATTGACCGGTGAATTGGCCAACCTTCAGCGGGATGACACGCTCTCGGCCTTTGCATCCGCCACGATCCGTCCAATCGAAAATCTGCGGATCAACCTGGGTGCGCGCTATTCGTCGATTCGAAAGCGCGCCAACCGCGTGTCGGGGACCGGCACCTCGGTGAACGCGGATCCGGCGACCTATCAGCCGTTCGGAACGGATCTTCAGGCGGTTTTCTTCCGGATTCTAGGATCGGAAGGCGGGCAATATGCCCGGCCGCGCCGACGCGACAGCGACTTCATGCCCTCCATCGGCCTGCAATATGACCTGACGCCGTCCTTGATGGCTTATGCCAGCTATACCAAGGGGTTCAAGGCGGGAGGATATGCCTACACGTCGAGAACGAATGACTTCGAGCCCGAGACCGTCAATGCTTACGAGGTGGGCATCAAAGGGACGCTGCTTGACCGGCGCCTGACATTCGCCGCCGACCTGTTCCGTATGGATTATAACAATCTCCAGGAATCGACGGTCGTCTTCATCAACGGATCGCCTGTCTCGCTCGTTCAGAATGCCGCGCAATCCCGGTCCCAGGGCGCGGAGTTCAATGCCACGCTCCGGCTGTCACGCGCCCTGTCCCTCTCGACGGACCTGACCTATCTCGATTCGGCCTACAAGAATTATCCGGCCGGCGCCTGCACTCTGATCGGGGTCGCAACAGGATGCCAGTCCCAGAACCTGTCCGGAAAGCGGCGGGCGTTTTCGCCCAAATATTCGGGCAATGTCGCGCTCAATGTGACCCTCCCGGTCGGCGATAATGAGGTCCGCCTGTCGCCCTCCGTCTATTTCACGACCGCATATTACCAGTCAGCGACGGCCGACCCCCTCCTGGCGCAGGACGGTTACGCGAAGGTCGATCTACGGCTCGCCTTTGGTCCTTCGGACAAGAGCTGGGAGGTTGCGCTCATCGGAAAGAACTTGACGGACAAAACGACCGCCGGCTTCAGGCAGGGGATAACCGGCACCAACGGGACGATCCTGGCCATGCCGGAACCGCCGCGCACTGTCGGCATCCAGTTCACGCTTACACATTGA
- a CDS encoding TetR/AcrR family transcriptional regulator translates to MSEKKTAYHHGNLKAALIELAERLIEAGGFENLTMQSLTDGVGVQPSAAYRHFRNREFLLRSLAKRSFDRWNEEIKTIIEQTPPKQRTDAFFRFFFRSALAQPQMFRLMFVSEYGRDSRSIEGMVSFLTLETAIAQLSPEQDEETIRARLLSSWGAIHGTALLLIEGRLQRFYVGHMDTDDLVDHIIATQIHSPP, encoded by the coding sequence ATGTCTGAGAAGAAAACAGCCTATCATCACGGCAATCTTAAGGCGGCGCTGATTGAACTAGCGGAACGCCTTATCGAGGCGGGTGGCTTTGAAAACCTCACGATGCAATCGTTGACAGACGGCGTTGGCGTGCAGCCAAGCGCGGCCTATCGGCACTTCCGAAACCGAGAATTTCTACTTCGCAGCCTCGCGAAGCGAAGCTTCGACAGATGGAACGAAGAGATAAAAACGATCATCGAGCAAACCCCGCCCAAGCAGCGGACGGACGCCTTCTTCCGTTTCTTTTTTCGTTCTGCGCTCGCGCAACCACAGATGTTTCGACTGATGTTTGTCTCTGAATATGGGCGCGACTCTCGCTCTATCGAGGGAATGGTCAGCTTCCTAACCTTGGAAACGGCAATTGCCCAGCTCTCCCCGGAACAGGATGAGGAGACTATTCGCGCCCGATTGCTATCAAGCTGGGGGGCCATTCATGGCACGGCGCTACTGCTCATCGAAGGACGGCTCCAGCGATTTTATGTCGGTCATATGGATACCGATGATTTGGTCGATCATATCATCGCAACCCAGATTCACTCGCCGCCCTAG
- a CDS encoding tyrosine-type recombinase/integrase, which yields MTVRDAHVLYMQAANEGRCSSKNVICRPITIKTKLDIFKRDISSKIGKRLIHDIVEDDLVKIVEKKGNCAKVAANRLSAELVTFFKWAASLRGQEVGLSADPSHRLKDLRFPEKPRSRNLTVSEMEWLLQALVEERVEFRRGILLLLLTATRFSEVLFAKTEELQDGVWTIPAERSKNRCAHSIALGPWAKRLFRSGSDWLFPAALAERPCRQTWRLAWDRVVNRMIFMADSKFTRITPHDLRRTFRTNSRKIGIDFETAEAMLNHSKDILVRTYDQYDMESEKALGFRLWEDEVLRIARRCGVDEALEAPPEGIAEELSPQRSALEPSLDL from the coding sequence ATGACCGTAAGGGATGCCCATGTATTATATATGCAGGCGGCAAATGAAGGGAGATGTTCAAGTAAAAATGTCATTTGTAGACCAATAACCATAAAAACAAAGTTGGATATATTTAAAAGAGATATTTCTTCAAAAATAGGAAAGAGATTGATACATGATATCGTAGAGGATGATTTAGTGAAAATCGTAGAGAAAAAAGGGAATTGCGCAAAAGTTGCTGCAAATCGTTTGTCAGCAGAATTAGTGACGTTCTTTAAATGGGCGGCATCTTTGCGAGGTCAGGAGGTTGGCCTCTCTGCTGATCCATCTCATCGCCTGAAGGATTTGCGGTTTCCGGAGAAACCTAGATCGCGAAATTTGACTGTCTCTGAGATGGAATGGTTATTGCAAGCCCTTGTGGAAGAGAGAGTTGAGTTCCGTAGAGGAATTTTGCTTCTGCTTTTGACCGCAACCAGATTTTCAGAGGTGCTATTTGCGAAGACTGAGGAGCTTCAGGATGGAGTGTGGACCATTCCCGCGGAACGCTCCAAAAATAGATGCGCTCACAGTATTGCTCTAGGACCTTGGGCAAAGCGACTATTTCGTTCAGGTTCAGATTGGCTGTTCCCCGCTGCTTTGGCAGAACGTCCCTGCAGGCAAACGTGGCGACTCGCATGGGACAGAGTGGTCAACCGCATGATTTTCATGGCAGACAGCAAGTTTACTCGGATAACTCCACACGATCTCCGCCGTACTTTTCGAACAAATTCCAGGAAAATTGGGATCGACTTCGAAACGGCTGAAGCGATGTTGAACCATTCAAAAGACATTCTTGTACGCACATATGACCAATACGACATGGAGTCGGAGAAGGCGCTGGGCTTTAGACTTTGGGAAGATGAAGTTCTACGCATTGCGCGACGCTGTGGGGTAGATGAAGCGTTGGAAGCGCCACCTGAAGGCATAGCCGAAGAACTGTCACCACAGCGCTCTGCTCTCGAGCCAAGCTTGGACCTCTGA
- a CDS encoding Arm DNA-binding domain-containing protein: MSRKKLTPAALDSLAHGAMNDPVTSGLSVKVLSSGKKVWKYMRWVPSKNGFLRRTLGSYPAFSIADARTWANDINRIIDEGEIPETFGIRKIS; encoded by the coding sequence ATGAGCAGAAAGAAACTTACGCCGGCAGCGCTCGATTCTCTGGCGCATGGAGCAATGAATGATCCCGTAACGTCGGGGCTCTCAGTCAAGGTTCTCTCCAGTGGAAAAAAGGTCTGGAAATACATGCGTTGGGTCCCCAGCAAAAATGGGTTTCTGAGGCGTACTCTTGGATCGTATCCGGCATTTTCGATTGCCGATGCCAGAACGTGGGCGAATGACATAAATAGGATCATTGATGAAGGGGAGATCCCAGAGACATTTGGCATCAGGAAAATAAGTTAA
- a CDS encoding ThuA domain-containing protein, which yields MYTNMRMDPDAKIHVLATARDTSASYNPKLTGPKYPVAAYTPEKLKAMKGMDADHPQVWTADYGKGRVFSMTLGHDEVSLHFAGLQSLILRGTEWAATGKVTLPVPEEAKDYPTE from the coding sequence ATGTACACGAACATGCGGATGGACCCGGACGCGAAGATACACGTTCTGGCAACCGCGCGTGACACTTCGGCCAGCTATAATCCGAAGCTGACCGGCCCCAAATATCCGGTCGCCGCCTACACGCCCGAAAAGCTAAAGGCGATGAAAGGCATGGACGCCGACCATCCACAGGTATGGACCGCCGATTATGGCAAAGGCCGCGTCTTTTCCATGACGCTCGGCCACGACGAGGTTTCGCTGCATTTTGCCGGCCTTCAGTCGTTGATCCTGCGCGGAACGGAATGGGCGGCAACGGGCAAGGTCACACTGCCTGTCCCGGAAGAGGCCAAGGATTATCCCACGGAATGA
- a CDS encoding MFS transporter, whose protein sequence is MRSLIDFFRRLTLVPQGITIVAAGFLPVFAIVSMFPAIPAIIDHFAGDPDARWKVPMMVSAPGLTIALIAPFAGFFVDRFGRRRLLIGATLLYGVVGTAPFFLDGLNALIVCRLLLGVAEAAILTSVNTLIADYWDDRGRKDWLFLQGVCGPFLASGVILLSGAASSIRWNSIFLVYAVAFPIFLAMIAWLHEPRRADGATIADITQKEKAPATRFPTASIALIGVVTLVASALYYVFIISGSLAWREVGVMDPARIGQLTAIPSLFVILGALIFRLMGNMSHKVKLATVFGLLGVGLAGIGLAPDWRWLTAALIVQQTGAGMAVATIILWAQSMLPFEHRGRGMGIWTACFFFGQFSSPWLVHQAENLVGTMQGAFLAAGLVGVIAAFIIGLVRSTHTPAPSIAPAE, encoded by the coding sequence GTGCGTTCATTGATCGATTTTTTCCGACGCCTCACGCTGGTTCCGCAAGGGATCACCATCGTTGCTGCCGGCTTCTTGCCGGTATTCGCGATCGTATCGATGTTTCCCGCCATCCCGGCCATCATCGACCATTTTGCTGGCGATCCTGACGCCCGGTGGAAAGTGCCGATGATGGTGTCTGCGCCCGGCCTCACCATCGCGCTGATTGCGCCTTTCGCGGGCTTCTTCGTGGATCGCTTCGGCCGCCGCCGCCTGCTGATCGGCGCGACGCTGCTTTACGGTGTCGTCGGCACCGCCCCTTTCTTCCTCGACGGTCTTAACGCGCTGATCGTTTGCCGATTGCTATTGGGCGTCGCGGAAGCGGCGATCCTGACCAGCGTCAACACATTGATCGCCGATTATTGGGACGATCGTGGCCGCAAGGACTGGCTCTTTCTGCAAGGCGTCTGCGGTCCCTTTCTGGCGTCCGGGGTCATCCTGCTCTCTGGCGCGGCGTCCTCGATCCGCTGGAACAGCATCTTTCTGGTCTATGCCGTCGCGTTTCCGATCTTTCTTGCGATGATCGCCTGGTTGCACGAACCGCGTCGCGCCGATGGCGCCACCATCGCCGATATCACGCAAAAGGAAAAAGCGCCCGCCACACGCTTCCCTACCGCATCGATCGCGCTGATCGGGGTCGTGACGCTGGTCGCATCGGCACTTTATTATGTATTCATCATCAGCGGCTCACTGGCCTGGCGCGAAGTCGGCGTCATGGACCCGGCGCGTATCGGCCAATTGACCGCCATTCCCAGCCTGTTCGTCATTCTGGGCGCGCTGATCTTCCGTCTGATGGGCAATATGTCCCACAAGGTGAAGCTCGCCACTGTCTTCGGCCTGCTCGGCGTTGGGCTCGCGGGCATCGGGCTGGCGCCCGACTGGCGCTGGCTGACCGCGGCGCTCATCGTGCAACAGACAGGCGCGGGCATGGCCGTCGCCACGATCATCCTCTGGGCGCAAAGCATGTTGCCCTTCGAACATCGTGGTCGTGGCATGGGTATATGGACCGCCTGTTTCTTCTTCGGTCAGTTCTCCAGTCCCTGGCTGGTGCACCAGGCCGAAAATCTCGTCGGAACCATGCAGGGCGCCTTCCTTGCAGCGGGTCTGGTAGGCGTCATTGCCGCCTTCATCATCGGACTGGTGCGTTCGACACACACCCCGGCCCCCTCCATCGCTCCAGCGGAGTAA
- a CDS encoding sugar phosphate isomerase/epimerase family protein — protein MTIDIKRGVSLYSFQHETFQGKMSLEDCFKTCADMGALGIEIIGEQTFWGWPEATVDETKIDEWHALIKKYDATAVSHDFMLDYKRYKGTMMAFDEQVASVKKDIDFGARLGMKYIRALVSIAPEVLVAAAPYAEEKDIKILIEVHAPLHFDHPWIIRHAEAFEKSGSDALGFLPDMGMFLFKFPPVWKERFIRNGVPQKIADYIETAYEDRVLSEYVILNVREMGGEGPSLGMAETLRHNAAYEPKRMLDFMHRIHNVHGKFYQMDENLVEPSIPYDEIVKVLKQGGYKGYICSEYEGNRWIEDAYEVDSVEQVRRQQEMLKGLIGEPTPTAIAA, from the coding sequence ATGACAATCGACATCAAACGGGGCGTCAGCCTCTACAGCTTCCAGCACGAGACCTTTCAGGGCAAGATGAGCCTTGAGGATTGTTTCAAGACCTGCGCCGACATGGGCGCGCTGGGCATCGAAATCATCGGCGAACAGACCTTTTGGGGCTGGCCCGAAGCGACTGTCGATGAAACGAAGATCGACGAATGGCATGCGCTCATCAAAAAGTATGACGCGACCGCCGTCAGCCATGACTTCATGCTCGATTATAAGCGTTACAAGGGCACGATGATGGCCTTTGACGAGCAGGTCGCCAGCGTGAAGAAGGACATCGACTTCGGCGCGCGTTTGGGCATGAAATATATCCGTGCGCTCGTGTCGATCGCCCCGGAAGTTCTGGTCGCGGCCGCGCCCTATGCCGAAGAAAAGGACATCAAGATCCTGATCGAAGTGCACGCGCCGCTGCATTTCGACCATCCCTGGATCATCCGTCACGCCGAAGCCTTCGAGAAATCGGGATCGGACGCGCTGGGCTTCCTGCCCGACATGGGCATGTTCCTGTTCAAGTTCCCGCCCGTGTGGAAGGAACGCTTCATCCGCAACGGGGTGCCGCAGAAGATCGCCGACTATATCGAGACCGCCTATGAGGACCGCGTGCTGTCCGAATATGTGATCCTGAACGTGCGCGAGATGGGTGGCGAAGGTCCGTCGCTGGGCATGGCCGAAACGCTGCGCCATAATGCCGCGTACGAGCCGAAGCGGATGCTTGACTTCATGCACCGCATCCACAACGTCCATGGCAAATTCTACCAGATGGACGAAAATCTGGTCGAGCCTTCGATCCCCTATGACGAGATCGTCAAGGTGCTCAAGCAGGGCGGCTACAAGGGCTATATCTGCTCCGAATATGAAGGCAATCGCTGGATCGAGGATGCGTATGAGGTCGATTCCGTCGAACAGGTCCGCCGTCAGCAGGAAATGCTGAAAGGCCTGATTGGCGAACCCACCCCCACCGCTATCGCAGCCTGA
- a CDS encoding C-glycoside deglycosidase beta subunit domain-containing protein, producing MFDKMMLCDEGLENIVENGETTGFSLLARLPYYRGLGLSMIEDIGLGVDGEPVAREDVRFSVRGRSWTLDELETVYDDRWNFGEKATVIVKRPGGLTPGAHKIDIAVRMRVSYLPFVPTTKTSRELQLAA from the coding sequence ATGTTCGACAAGATGATGCTGTGTGACGAAGGCCTTGAAAATATCGTCGAAAATGGCGAGACGACCGGCTTTTCGCTGCTTGCCCGCCTGCCCTATTACCGTGGCCTTGGCCTTTCGATGATCGAGGATATCGGCCTTGGCGTCGATGGTGAACCGGTAGCGCGCGAGGACGTTCGCTTTTCGGTCCGTGGCCGTAGCTGGACGCTGGACGAGTTGGAGACCGTCTATGACGATCGTTGGAACTTCGGCGAGAAGGCGACGGTGATCGTCAAGCGTCCCGGCGGCCTGACGCCCGGCGCGCACAAGATCGATATCGCGGTGCGGATGCGCGTGTCCTATCTGCCCTTCGTTCCCACGACCAAAACGAGTCGCGAACTGCAACTCGCGGCCTGA
- a CDS encoding alpha/beta hydrolase produces MIRRPSWRSACMTLALLCAVPQIAQAQAENAVQKFSFAPTSPPSQANEIPLRTGPQAPDVPAENWFLMNGELNVRNVSAATLTPFLPSPDKATGTAVIVAPGGGFLGLAMETEGFAVARWLADHGIAAFVLKYRLVPTPADFGVYTTELRAAFSGKPTGVRPPQDTPAYARDDGLAALALVRSRAKEWRIDPARVGMMGFSAGAFTTIVTTLSAKPGERPAFIAPIYGRLTTREVPADAPPMYAVLAADDHFFASQGFGLIDGWLQAKRPVEFHLYQNGGHGFGLGRPDTTSNGWIEGFKNWLTVNKLLGQR; encoded by the coding sequence ATGATCCGACGTCCATCATGGCGTTCGGCCTGCATGACGCTGGCCTTGCTTTGCGCCGTACCGCAGATCGCCCAGGCGCAGGCGGAAAATGCGGTGCAGAAATTCAGTTTCGCACCCACATCACCTCCCTCTCAGGCTAATGAGATTCCCTTGCGCACGGGGCCGCAAGCTCCCGATGTTCCGGCAGAAAACTGGTTTTTGATGAATGGCGAGTTGAACGTGCGCAACGTATCGGCCGCGACCCTGACCCCTTTCCTGCCAAGCCCGGATAAAGCGACCGGCACCGCCGTCATCGTCGCACCGGGCGGCGGCTTCCTTGGCCTCGCCATGGAAACGGAGGGCTTTGCCGTTGCGCGCTGGCTGGCCGATCATGGCATTGCGGCCTTCGTTCTCAAATATCGGCTTGTGCCTACGCCCGCAGACTTTGGTGTCTACACGACCGAGTTGAGGGCTGCCTTCAGTGGCAAGCCGACCGGCGTGCGCCCACCACAAGACACGCCAGCCTATGCGCGCGACGATGGACTGGCCGCGCTTGCTCTGGTTCGGTCGCGGGCAAAGGAATGGCGGATAGATCCCGCCCGTGTCGGCATGATGGGTTTTTCCGCCGGCGCCTTTACGACAATCGTCACGACGCTGAGCGCAAAGCCGGGCGAACGCCCTGCCTTCATCGCGCCGATCTACGGCCGCCTGACGACGCGCGAGGTGCCCGCCGATGCGCCGCCCATGTATGCGGTGCTGGCAGCGGACGATCATTTCTTCGCCAGTCAGGGTTTCGGCCTGATCGATGGCTGGTTGCAGGCAAAGCGCCCGGTCGAGTTCCATCTGTACCAGAATGGTGGCCATGGCTTCGGACTGGGCCGCCCAGACACGACCAGCAACGGCTGGATTGAGGGGTTCAAGAACTGGCTGACCGTCAACAAACTGTTGGGACAACGTTGA